Within Topomyia yanbarensis strain Yona2022 chromosome 2, ASM3024719v1, whole genome shotgun sequence, the genomic segment CTGAGGACTATTTTTTTATTCTGCGGACATTCCATCACGCTCTAGACAACTGCGAACATCCCGTTACGCTTAACACTGCATTTTTTTCATCTCGTCGCACTAAGCACTTTTTGTAAACTTAATAGCTCTGAGTAGATCTTTTTCCTTCTCTCTTTTACGGATAACGATACACAAAAGAATATGCTACGtaacaacaaaaatcgttcaattgtgattttattgctGGCGTCTGGGTGAAAACCTTTCCAAAATTAGTTTAACATTATATCAAATGAAAGACCAGGTTCTTTTACATATATGTAGGTAAATCTAGCAGGATCGCCAATGTGGATTCCTACCTCGTGGGAAAATTGCGGTCACCCAGAACCAATGACCGAATAGCGGAAGGAGTTGCTTACCTATCTGTAGCGTGGTCGAGAGAAAACTGATTGTTTGGAATACCGCGGGAAACCGCCCGTTTATTCTATGTCGGCTGTGTGTTGGAGAGCATGAGTATGTCGACTTCAGCCAGGGTAGCCAGGCAATAATGTATTATTAATCGTTGCACTACACGCTATCGTACGAGGATGAAAGTACACGCTAATGTATGCCACACAGTTACAGtgcctctattggaggaagttaggaagcttaatgtaaaagtgtatatgtgtgtgcatcactatgagaagtaccacctttacccgcaagtggcgtggctgttactgtctccacattctggacagagttgccagtatTCTTGATATGTAGTCTTCGATCTCATCTAGCACAAAATTTTATCGAGTTTCTAAAAATCATAGTGTCATCTTGAGCCGTTTTGCGCCGAAGGTTGATATTTGTtcatttgtaaaattagtttttttcatggagacgcatgctattttttgatttcttgaagttttgcattatttttcaccggtggatttctttttcGAACGCTGCTTGTAAATTCAGGGTTTGGAGCGATTTTcttgatacaaatataagtacGCCTTATCCGTCTTGCAACTATGGCTCGTATTTCTAtattttcacagttatctgcagtatagaaaaattcaaataaatagaaTCCTACGATGCAAACTAACTGGAtctattattatatctttccatGAATCCTATCTCTTTGGTATTGGTCGTAACTTTACTGGTGACTGGTGTAAGGTAAATGCGTGAATATGTGAAGTGTTCTTTTCTACCCGATTTTTAGATATTGGCCAGTgatgcaacatttattttcaagtgcgaacctctctattgaatctatcacaatctacaatcaaattcaaaacctCCCTGAATAATTCAATTCCAAATTGACGAGGGTTTCATTCAAAAATGCTCACGCCTCTATTTCATAGCATACACAaacagtgcaaagtatgctcaggatatttttgcacgaaaaaccaagtcagtacccataatgagagatattcatatcatcattggaattgaaaatcaatggaaaagtattgagcgGCTTAGTTGCAGTATGCTTCGTATGAACAACTGTGACTAGAGCATaatagggcatgatttgagatcttcatcacagccaaataaacctgtcatcttttaatagctttggcgaTAACTATAACTAAATAAACCaatacaacaaaaatttaagaCATTGCGGCTCTAATAATGCCTTGGAGTTCGTCTCCGATGGAAAGGAATAACAACTGCGATCTTTGTGCGGGATTATTCGCATTACTTAGAGAAGCCGCAATCTCAAAGTTTTCTATGTACCGGTTCCATTCCTCCCACATTTTGTTTGCAGGTACACCGGTGGGAAATGGTTTAATGTTATCCCAGCGGATGCTAGGTAGAGTAGTATCGGATTGACTATTCACGAATGCGCACCAGTTTTGATCATTGTCGCAGATAGGACGCATTGTTTGCATGGAACTTATCGCTTTTGTTATGTCAGACAATACATTTTCCATCCTTTGAAGTCGGTCGCTCGTGTTCGGGTTACTGATCCCTGGTTCAACAAGGGTCTCGTTTGTCGTGTTGGCGTGAGAGTTGCGTTCATCGCTGATTGCCGGTTGACGAATGCTATCGACAATGTTTTTGTCAACACTTTCTTCGCAGCTGTCGTATATACTATCGTTTGCCGAATCTGTGCTGGTTGACGAGTTTTCCTTATCAAGGTGCTCCAGATCATCTAGCTCGCATTCGTCATCGCTTTTTAGTGGATCGAAATCCTTAGGAGCTCGAACATATCTACCGTTGCTTGCCATTTTGTTATAGTAACGCTTACTGTAATCTGTAATAAATACATGAGTGAGACACATCAAAACGGAACTAAGTTTCTATCAAACTATAAATAACATAGAGGTCAGAactattgatattttattcgaTACCACTGCGCTAAGTACTTAGTGCACATACCGTACCaaataaaaattcatttgcGGACATCTCGTCACGCTGAGAACTTTTTTCCTGCGGACATCCCGTCACGCTCAAGACAATTCTGCGGACATCTCGTCACGCTGaggactttttttgttttttctgcGGACATCCCGTCACGCTGAGGACTCTTTATTTTGCGGACATCCCGTCACGCTCTAGACAACTGCGAACAGCCCGTCACGCTTAAAACAATTCTGCGGACATCTCGTCACGCTGAggacttttttttattctgcGGACATCCCGTCACGCTGAGGACATTTTTTTCTCTCTGCGGACATCCCGTCACGCTGAGGACTATTTTTTTATTCTGCGGACATTCCATCACGCTCTAGACAACTGCGAACATCCCGTTACGCTTAACACTGCATTTTTTCATCTCGTCGCACTAAGCACTTTTTGTAAACTTAATAGCTCTGAGTAGATCTTTTTCCTTCTCTCTTTTACGGATAACGATACACAAAAGAATATGCTACGtaacaacaaaaatcgttcaattgtgattttattgctGGCGTCTGGGTGAAAACCTTTCCAAAATTAGTTTAACATTATATCAAATGAAAGACCAGGTTCTTTTACATATATGTAGGTAAATCTAGCAGGATCGCCAATGTGGATTCCTACCTCGTGGGAAAATTGCGGTCACCCAGAACCAATGACCGAATAGCGGAAGGAGTTGCTTACCTATCTGTAGCGTGGTCGAGAGAAAACTGATTGTTTGGAATACCGCGGGAAACCGCCCGTTTATTCTATGTCGGCTGTGTGTTGGAGAGCATGAGTATGTCGACTTCAGCCAGGGTAGCCAGGCAATAATGTATTATTAATCGTTGCACTACACGCTATCGTACGAGGATGAAAGTACACGCTAATGTATGCCACACAGTTACAGtgcctctattggaggaagttaggaagcttaatgtaaaagtgtatatgtgtgtgcatcactatgagaagtaccacctttacccgcaagtggcgtggctgttactgtctccacattctggacagagttgccagtatTCTTGATATGTAGTCTTCGATCTCATCTAGCACAAAATTTTATCGAGTTTCTAAAAATCATAGTGTCATCTTGAGCCGTTTTGCGCCGAAGGTTGATATTTGTtcatttgtaaaattagtttttttcatggagacgcatgctattttttgatttcttgaagttttgcattatttttcaccggtggatttctttttcGAACGCTGCTTGTAAATTCAGGGTTTGGAGCGATTTTcttgatacaaatataagtacGCCTTATCCGTCTTGCAACTATGGCTCGTATTTCTAtattttcacagttatctgcagtatagaaaaattcaaataaatagaaTCCTACGATGCAAACTAACTGGAtctattattatatctttccatGAATCCTATCTCTTTGGTATTGGTCGTAACTTTACTGGTGACTGGTGTAAGGTAAATGCGTGAATATGTGAAGTGTTCTTTTCTACCCGATTTTTAGATATTGGCCAGTgatgcaacatttattttcaagtgcgaacctctctattgaatctatcacaatctacaatcaaattcaaaacctCCCTGAATAATTCAATTCCAAATTGACGAGGGTTTCATTCAAAAATGCTCACGCCTCTATTTCATAGCATACACAaacagtgcaaagtatgctcaggatatttttgcacgaaaaaccaagtcagtacccataatgagagatattcatatcatcattggaattgaaaatcaatggaaaagtattgagcgGCTTAGTTGCAGTATGCTTCGTATGAACAACTGTGACTAGAGCATaatagggcatgatttgagatcttcatcacagccaaataaacctgtcatcttttaatagctttggcgaTAACTATAACTAAATAAACCaatacaacaaaaatttaagaCATTGCGGCTCTAATAATGCCTTGGAGTTCGTCTCCGATGGAAAGGAATAACAACTGCGATCTTTGTGCGGGATTATTCGCATTACTTAGAGAAGCCGCAATCTCAAAGTTTTCTATGTACCGGTTCCATTCCTCCCACATTTTGTTTGCAGGTACACCGGTGGGAAATGGTTTAATGTTATCCCAGCGGATGCTAGGTAGAGTAGTATCGGATTGACTATTCACGAATGCGCACCAGTTTTGATCATTGtcgcacactgaaaaaaatccaaacgttaattctatttgcttcaaaccgcttaaaattcatatgaagaagaaatgctattgttatctcgtgcacacatatcttctatgtgtcaactgtataaactatgtatgaacacacataagttatatgtgcatattgttatagaatggggttttatgtgcccaatagttatgaaatgtgaatgtaagattaatatttcttgtaaatacacacattaggtttatgtgccagcaaatagtgtctatatgcctccgttaattgcaaaaatctatgtgtaaaatcaataggcataacgtttacttttttttgagtgcagATAGGACGCATTGTTTGCATGGAACTTATCGCTTTTGTTATGTCAGACAATACATTTTCCATCCTTTGAAGTCGGTCGCTCGTGTTCGGGTTACTGATCCCTGGTTCAACAAGGGTCTCGTTTGTCGTGTTGGCGTGAGAGTTGCGTTCATCGCTGATTGCCGGTTGACGAATGCTATCGACAATGTTTTTGTCAACACTTTCTTCGCAGCTGTCGTATATACTATCGTTTGCCGAATCTGTGCTGGTTGACGAGTTTTCCTTATCAAGGTGCTCCAGATCATCTAGCTCGCATTCGTCATCGCTTTTTAGTGGATCGAAATCCTTAGGAGCTCGAACATATCTACCGTTGCTTGCCATTTTGTTATAGTAACGCTTACTGTAATCTGTAATAAATACATGAGTGAGACACATCAAAACGGAACTAAGTTTCTATCAAACTATAAATAACATAGAGGTCAGAactattgatattttattcgaTACCACTGCGCTAAGTACTTAGTGCACATACCGTACCaaataaaaattcatttgcGGACATCTCGTCACGCTGAGAACTTTTTTCCTGCGGACATCCCGTCACGCTCAAGACAATTCTGCGGACATCTCGTCACGCTGaggactttttttgttttttctgcGGACATCCCGTCACGCTGAGGACTCTTTATTTTGCGGACATCCCGTCACGCTCTAGACAACTGCGAACAGCCCGTCACGCTTAAAACAATTCTGCGGACATCTCGTCACGCTGAggacttttttttattctgcGGACATCCCGTCACGCTGAGGACATTTTTTTCTCTCTGCGGACATCCCGTCACGCTGAGGACTATTTTTTTATTCTGCGGACATTCCATCACGCTCTAGACAACTGCGAACATCCCGTTACGCTTAACACTGCATTTTTTTCATCTCGTCGCACTAAGCACTTTTTGTAAACTTAATAGCTCTGAGTAGATCTTTTTCCTTCTCTCTTTTACGGATAACGATACACAAAAGAATATGCTACGtaacaacaaaaatcgttcaattgtgattttattgctGGCGTCTGGGTGAAAACCTTTCCAAAATTAGTTTAACATTATATCAAATGAAAGACCAGGTTCTTTTACATATATGTAGGTAAATCTAGCAGGATCGCCAATGTGGATTCCTACCTCGTGGGAAAATTGCGGTCACCCAGAACCAATGACCGAATAGCGGAAGGAGTTGCTTACCTATCTGTAGCGTGGTCGAGAGAAAACTGATTGTTTGGAATACCGCGGGAAACCGCCCGTTTATTCTATGTCGGCTGTGTGTTGGAGAGCATGAGTATGTCGACTTCAGCCAGGGTAGCCAGGCAATAATGTATTATTAATCGTTGCACTACACGCTATCGTACGAGGATGAAAGTACACGCTAATGTATGCCACACAGTTACAGtgcctctattggaggaagttaggaagcttaatgtaaaagtgtatatgtgtgtgcatcactatgagaagtaccacctttacccgcaagtggcgtggctgttactgtctccacattctggacagagttgccagtatTCTTGATATGTAGTCTTCGATCTCATCTAGCACAAAATTTTATCGAGTTTCTAAAAATCATAGTGTCATCTTGAGCCGTTTTGCGCCGAAGGTTGATATTTGTtcatttgtaaaattagtttttttcatggagacgcatgctattttttgatttcttgaagttttgcattatttttcaccggtggatttctttttcGAACGCTGCTTGTAAATTCAGGGTTTGGAGCGATTTTcttgatacaaatataagtacGCCTTATCCGTCTTGCAACTATGGCTCGTATTTCTAtattttcacagttatctgcagtatagaaaaattcaaataaatagaaTCCTACGATGCAAACTAACTGGAtctattattatatctttccatGAATCCTATCTCTTTGGTATTGGTCGTAACTTTACTGGTGACTGGTGTAAGGTAAATGCGTGAATATGTGAAGTGTTCTTTTCTACCCGATTTTTAGATATTGGCCAGTgatgcaacatttattttcaagtgcgaacctctctattgaatctatcacaatctacaatcaaattcaaaacctCCCTGAATAATTCAATTCCAAATTGACGAGGGTTTCATTCAAAAATGCTCACGCCTCTATTTCATAGCATACACAaacagtgcaaagtatgctcaggatatttttgcacgaaaaaccaagtcagtacccataatgagagatattcatatcatcattggaattgaaaatcaatggaaaagtattgagcgGCTTAGTTGCAGTATGCTTCGTATGAACAACTGTGACTAGAGCATaatagggcatgatttgagatcttcatcacagccaaataaacctgtcatcttttaatagctttggcgaTAACTATAACTAAATAAACCaatacaacaaaaatttaagaCATTCTATAAACACCTTAGGAAAGGCCAGCTTTTATAACTATTCTAAATGCATACATTTATAAATTAGTACACATGAGGATAATCTCTTAAAAAGCTATGCGTTTCTCCTATTGCTGCTAAATCGATCGGATGTATGATTTTCGTGGTTCCAGTTTGAATTCTACATTCGTTTTGTTTGATTAGCAAAACTGGACTCTTGTGTAAATTTTGTATAACAACCTGATTTGCGCATAGCGTTGGGATGAAATTTATCAGTAGGCAGAGTATGTTGGAAGTTGTTGGTGACATCCCTGGAAATTTGACACAATATGTGgtttaataaaaaatagtttttcagtGTTTCCTCTTccgttttaatttatttttgtgtaGCTTTATGTCTCTGTAATCAATGTAAGTTTTTCGTCTATTCAGTtttactttttggaatttatatCTGTGTTTCTTTTTGTTTCTGATGCCTTGTCTTTTATTGAGAACCATTTCGTCCCAATCTAATGTAGGTTCTTCTGATCTGGATTTATTATGAAAGCCTATCGTTTTCTGTTGATATTGCTGAAGTCTATTAACGGTTTCATCGAATATTTCATTGCGGTTCTCTAAAATCCTTTCTAAATTGAATGGTCGTTCTTCTCCCTCCTTAATTCCGAAAAATAACTCAACAGGTTTTAATTTAGTTGCAGTACGTATGGTTGAATTGTATAAGGAAGTTTCCACTCTGGATAACTCTTTGTCTGATAGATAAGATTTCAGACAGAGTGGAATGAAATCATTCTACGATCCCATTCGACTCGCTACTGTTTGACggggtaaaataaatttcaacGTTTAGTCTTTGCAGAAGGCCTCAGATTTCAACCGATTTAAAAGCAGGTTCATTATCACAATCATGTTGGGAGTACCGTACGTTGTAAAAAGTTTTGTAATGCTTCGTTTTATGTCTGGGATAGATCGAGACTTGGTGGGTATTAGTATCGCGTATCTAGAAAGTTTGTCTACTGCCGAAAGAAATATGTTGGGCATAGAAATGAAAATGTCTACATGCAAAATATCGAGAGGTTTTTTGGGAATGGGTGTCTCGGCAAACTTAATTTTATACGGATTTCTATCATATTTGTTCTCTAAACAAATAGCGCAAAGATTAACGAAACATTGTATCTTTTTCTTCATCTGTGGAaagtaaaattgttttattagtACTGATTGATTTTCCTCGGCACCCCTGTGCGCTCTGTCGTGTGTTTCTTCCATGGCTGTATTTTGTTCTTCTGGTGTGCGGAGATCCTGCAAGATAGATTGTGTTAGTTTTAACTTTAGTAACTTTTATGGAATTACTCCGGGAGAAGTATGTCCTGTACGTGTGCTGGAGAATGTTTATCCATTCTTCCGGACACATTATGCAATTTATTCTTGATGGATGTAGGTAATCTCTAAAAAATTTTAATGCGAAAGGAACGGCTATAGTTCTTGTAATAGTTCTGCGACAAATATTAGGAAAGATTTGTTCATAAATATTGTCTTCTTGTCCGTCAGATTTTTTCaatatgatttgatttttgaagaAGTTAATAGGTAGCTCGGtcatttgaataaattctccgtCGTCAGTATCGGCAGAGTGTACTGTTTGGCTGTCAGATGAATCGTCGTCTTGTTCATTGTTATTCATCTCAGTTTTGTTGGATATGATTCGTGATAAGCCATCTGCTACAACTATTTGCTTTCCTGGTCTGTGCCGGATTTCATAGTCAAATTCCTCTAACCTTAATTTCCATCTCACGAGCTTACTATGAGGGTCCTTCAAATTGATAGCGTATGTTAACGGCTTGTGATCTGTGAACAAGGTAAATTTTCGACCGAATAGGTACGGtctaaaatattttcaagtccaATCGATAGCAAGGAGCTCTTTTTCTATAGTAGAGTAGTTCTCCTCACTTTTCGTCAATGTTCTAGAAGCAAAAGAAATCGGTCTATCTTGCCCAATGGAACCTTGCGATAGAACGGCACCAATCGCATACTTAGATGCGTCTGTAGCtaaaatgaatgttttcgaGAAGTCTGGATAGATCAGTACATCACTGCTTGTGAGGATGCTTTTGCATCTTTCGAAAGCTGAAACGAATTCCTTTGTATGTTCGATGGTTTCTCCCTTTCTTAAGGCTTGTGTGAGTGGTTTTGCTATTTTTGCAAAGTCCCTAATGAATTTCCTATAGTAACCTAGAACGCCTAAGAAACCGCGGAGTTCCTTTTCGTTCTTAGGTAATGACCACTGTTTAATAGCGTCAATTTTGGCTGGATTTGGTTTCACTCCTTCGGGCGTAACAACGTGTCCTAAGAAGGATACTTCCTTATGGAGGAATTCACTTTTGTCTTGTTGGACTTTCATATTGAAAGATTTCaaagtttcaaatatttttgcaagatttacaaggtgttcttgtaaactagtggaAAAGACGATTATATCGTCCATATAAACCCTTACGCCGATGTGTTCTCTCAGTATATGGTCCATTACTCTCTGGAATGTCGAGGGAGCTTTTTTGAGCCTAAAAGGCATTCTAAGAAATTCAAGCGGTTTTTTGAATGTCTTTTTTCGTGAACCTCGATTTGGTGAAATCCTGAAGCCAAATCGATGGTGGAAAAGTACATGCTTCTTCCTAATTTGTCTAGGATTTCGTTTATATTTGAAATTGGATACCGGTCGCTAATAGTTTTTTCGTTAACTTTCCGGTAATCAATAATTAACCTCCATGTGGGTTGTCCAGAAGCATCTCTTTTTTCGGGACAATCCAAATGGGAGATGTCCAGGGGCTAGTTGATGCTCTGATTATCCCTTGGCttaacattttggaaatttgcctTTGAACTTCTTCTTTGTGGCAATAGGGATAACGGTATGATTTGGTGTGTGTGGGTATATCATCTTTAGTGTTTATTCTATGTTTTACCGCATTGGTGAAGGTGAGAGGCTTCCCTTCTTGATGGAATATTTCTTCATATTGAGAGATTAATTTGTGCAAGCCACTAAGTTCTTCTGAATTTAAATGCTCAGTCCGAATCTGTTCCATTATGCTTGGTTTTTGCTTCTTTTTGGATATCGGAGGGGCAGTAAGTGATATGAATTCTATGTTATTTAATTCCAACTTGATGTTGTTTTCATTATTGTCGGTATACCATTTTTCACATGAAATGGTTCAATATTTTAAGTGATATATCTCAATTTTATTTACCAACCATAATCCAACTAATCGCACTTTAAATATATATCTATTTACAGTGACATGGTTCCTTTACCACCAATCGAAGGTTGTGAGGATAGGTTCATTTTTTATCGTTTAGTTGACTGCGATCCAGATAAAGTGAGTAGTTGCCCACATTTTATGGGAATATAGCGTATTCAAATTGACGTAAGTACATACTCATCATTTGACTATTTTTATATCCCCACAGTTCCATTTCAATGATGTTATACGAACTTTCTTCATTATCGCCGACAGTCGCATGATTCAATCGGATGTGCCAATGAACAATGGTGGCGACATTCCTATTTTCGACATGCAAGGATTCACTCTACGCCACCTGACCAAGGTGGTGCTTTCTAGTATGAGAGTTTACATGAAATATACACAGGTAAGGTTAACACCGTCAACTACGAAGTTTTTTCAGAACGACCTTCGCGTCGAAAAAAATGCCTTCGATGTTTACAACAAGACATCTAAAATCAAAATTGCCTACCTCTATCACGACAACAATTCTAATAAATATCTTTCGTCAATCACAGGAAGCTCATCCAGTGCGATTGAAGGCGATACACGTTATCAACGTCACTCCCTTCTTAGATCGTGTAATGTGTTTGATTAAACCATTTATGAAAAGAAAAGTTGCTAATATGGTAATGATAATGTCTAATAAACAATATTGCGTATAATATAACATCTTTACCTTTTGCCATTCAAACTAGATTCACTTCCACTTGCCCAATTCAGAAACGCTCTTCGAACATGTGCCGAAGGACGTGTTGCCTGATGAATATGGTGGAAAGCAATCGATTACTAAGCATAAGGCCGATTGGATCAAACGGATTGAGTCGCTGAGGTGAGTAAACTATACAAACACGAAATTAGGTATAAACAAAAACCAAGCGATTGTAAATTGGTTCTGGGCAATTAAATGAAgctacacacttaatttaaattactgggcacagtaaaattttactgagtttttgaacagcaaaccgtttggtaatcaattcagtaaaacaattcggttaccgaactctccgcaatccgttctatccaaacgttaaaaaatactggtcagtcagtagtttcctctgaaaatgtCGATTTGACAGATGATGTGCTGTACTTGTTTTGTAAGTtgttgacgaggttcggtaatgttggtacaattttgccgaacaatcagtcagttttttactggataatgcaataaaaattggactaaaccgttttgcgcgttaagggcacaagacctaattttaattaagttttttttttgtgtttcgaattcatcttgtcagtaactagcaccatctgggtgtctagttagacgatgtatctaaactagtacccaaattagcactagttagacacaaaaaattccaaacagttcacacgacatatgtgattgcctaaagccacatgtcccgagtgatgtcccgggaagcaaatatagctctggtttgctgacgagaaagcgaagacgaactcttgtcttttggttcaagaaaccaaacgcctggtattatgcaataaaaattggactaaaaccgttttgcgcgttaagggcacaagacctaattttaattaagttttgttttttttgtgtttcgaattcatctcgtcagtaactagcaccatctgggtgtctagttagacgatgtatct encodes:
- the LOC131683312 gene encoding alpha-tocopherol transfer protein isoform X1, with protein sequence MGIGKETNWEEGAAALKDWLATQPHLPQKIHPLLLQRYIHSTKGDIEYAKKIFIHGYTIRQNNPHLFSDRDPLEPKVQKILQAIDMVPLPPIEGCEDRFIFYRLVDCDPDKFHFNDVIRTFFIIADSRMIQSDVPMNNGGDIPIFDMQGFTLRHLTKVVLSSMRVYMKYTQEAHPVRLKAIHVINVTPFLDRVMCLIKPFMKRKVANMIHFHLPNSETLFEHVPKDVLPDEYGGKQSITKHKADWIKRIESLRDYFTDNSRWMIDDGLRKNNNNNDVMCNTLRKLEID
- the LOC131683312 gene encoding alpha-tocopherol transfer protein isoform X2 translates to MLCSRRAVFCFSSTIWMSSLVCPASLNPLLLQRYIHSTKGDIEYAKKIFIHGYTIRQNNPHLFSDRDPLEPKVQKILQAIDMVPLPPIEGCEDRFIFYRLVDCDPDKFHFNDVIRTFFIIADSRMIQSDVPMNNGGDIPIFDMQGFTLRHLTKVVLSSMRVYMKYTQEAHPVRLKAIHVINVTPFLDRVMCLIKPFMKRKVANMIHFHLPNSETLFEHVPKDVLPDEYGGKQSITKHKADWIKRIESLRDYFTDNSRWMIDDGLRKNNNNNDVMCNTLRKLEID